TACTGCTTACCAGACTCCCGATTTTATAAGGAAGAATACCAATTACCCCGTCTACCGGACTGTAGATCTGTGTATAACTCAGATTTGTTTTAGCATTATTTAATGCGGCAATAGCCTGCGCCAGTGCACCCTGTTTTGATTCCAGGGTATATTTAGCAGATTTAAGCTGATAAGGGCTGACAATATCATCGTCCACCAATGGTTTTACTTTATCAACGTTCATTCTTGCAGCATCCACATCGGCCTGCGCAATTTTTATATTTGCTTCTGTAGTTTTTACATTCTGTTCATATTGCGGCGCATTAATGCGAAAAAGTAATTGTCCTTTTTTGACTGATGCACCTTCATCCACATAAATATCTGAGACATATCCATCAATTTTCGGACGTATCTCAATATTCTGTATCCCCTGTATAGTAGCCGGATAATCAGAATAGATATTGGCTGTTGCCGGCGAAAGGGTAATTACAGGATAGGGTTTAGCCTGATCGGTAGTTTTATCTTTCCCCTTTTTACTGTTGCAGGAGGAAAGCATGATAAGGGAAGCCAGAATGGCTAACGGAGTTTTAAATGTGTTCATTGTTCTTCAGACTAGAATCATTTCCAATTAAAAATTGGTCATATACAAAATACACTGTATTAACACTTTAACATATTAATATAGCTATAAAAAGGGAGGAAAAGAAGAAGATATCTTCTGGAACGGATTAACAGTAAGGTGGTGCCCGCAGCGGAAGCAGCCGGAGTTCATGACCGCTGAGACTTTTGGTAGTATACAATACCTGATAGGCCTGTACAACAACCAGGGATGGAGGTGTTAGTATAGTTGTAAGAGCTACAGGCGGTTCTGTAAGCAGAAAATCCTGCTCAAAACAAAGTAATCTGAGATGCATAACCTTGGCTCTGCACATAGGGGTTTTTAAGGTCCCTATTTCTGTTGACGCACCTTTATGAAAAAATGCATCAGCATACCTGGCAATTACCCTTCCCTGCAAACCCAAAACGATGGCCAGGATAAGGTTAAATTTAATTAAGGTATTTACCAGTTTTTGCATCTTCATTATAACAGTAGACTGCGTTAGTCCAGAAAGGTTCAAATGTATTCATAAATTCTGTTTGAATACTGAAGATTACAACAGCAAACAAATTATTTTGTTTGAGCAGCAACATCATCATTATTGTCGCAAATCACCCCCCTATTTAACTTTAACACCTGCTTAACAATAAAAAATGAATGGCACTTCAGGGTACACAGCACCTGGGTTTACCATACTGGTTTCATGTAGAAGCAGGTATTGGCTCTTTCATCGGCGGTCTGATTCTGATCATCCCCAAATTACCATCACGTCTAAAAGAGTGGGCTTATGTAGCATTGGGTATTACCTACATTTCTGCCTTAATTGCCCATCTCTATGTTGATGGAGTTGTTCCGATGTCCTTTATGCCAATTGTAGTTTTTGCTGTACTGCTAATTTCTTATCTGTGTTATCATAAACTCTTAAAATACGCGAATCCTTAAACTCAGTTCAAAATTACCATCAACATAACCTTTTAAGGCTGCAGTGCCTGAAGTATAAGAAGCATTCAGATTCAATGCCTGGTACTGCAGTCCCATACCCACAGTAAAACTTTGCGTAGAATGATACAGACCGAATACATTGACTTTTTTATTGGCAAAAACAAGATTTGCACCTGCGTCAAATATATCACTGTATCCTTTCACACCTCTTAAAGCCACTTTTGGCTCCACATCTACACCATCTTCTCCTTTACTCAGTTCCAGTCTGTAGCTGGCTGCCCCGTAGAATGTGGCCTGATCAACCCCATTATTCAAATCTGTTTTGTGAAATACGCTTTTCAGATTGGGTAACGCTCCCTGTATAGTTAATCTGTCAGCCGTGTAAGCAGCACCAAAATCTCCGTCAACATAAGTTGACCGCTGGTTATACTGACTGATCCCAGGATCATTCGGATCTCCGTTAACCAGATTTTCATTCAGTCTTTCATTTGAAAAACCAAACGACACCCCAAAATGTAACTGGTGTCCGTTGTCATTCAGTGGCAAATGAT
This portion of the Pedobacter lusitanus genome encodes:
- a CDS encoding efflux RND transporter periplasmic adaptor subunit codes for the protein MNTFKTPLAILASLIMLSSCNSKKGKDKTTDQAKPYPVITLSPATANIYSDYPATIQGIQNIEIRPKIDGYVSDIYVDEGASVKKGQLLFRINAPQYEQNVKTTEANIKIAQADVDAARMNVDKVKPLVDDDIVSPYQLKSAKYTLESKQGALAQAIAALNNAKTNLSYTQIYSPVDGVIGILPYKIGSLVSSTTTSPLTTVSNIEKIYAYFSINERQGLDFFLNAKGVTMQQKLTTLPPVNLVLANGNILPAEGKVETASGLINAQTGSINMRATFPNHDGLVRSGSSAVVRIPRTINSALLVPQKATYQIQGKLFVYVLDQTNKVKSVEITTTANADDSYVVQKGLKAGDKIVADGISNLREGLTIIPTQINADSVNHRP
- a CDS encoding DoxX family protein, with translation MALQGTQHLGLPYWFHVEAGIGSFIGGLILIIPKLPSRLKEWAYVALGITYISALIAHLYVDGVVPMSFMPIVVFAVLLISYLCYHKLLKYANP
- a CDS encoding PorP/SprF family type IX secretion system membrane protein: MKRNLAIWGLITGLFLLTSKQSSAQLNPLSAMYYQNQYLGNPAMVGIDQGLEFNLAYRAQWNGAPGAPVTQSVTGNYGVTKRVGLGINVSNDKIGLQRWTRVVGTYAYHLPLNDNGHQLHFGVSFGFSNERLNENLVNGDPNDPGISQYNQRSTYVDGDFGAAYTADRLTIQGALPNLKSVFHKTDLNNGVDQATFYGAASYRLELSKGEDGVDVEPKVALRGVKGYSDIFDAGANLVFANKKVNVFGLYHSTQSFTVGMGLQYQALNLNASYTSGTAALKGYVDGNFELSLRIRVF